Genomic segment of Sodaliphilus pleomorphus:
GAGCTGCCGGGGCTCAACCGAGTTGATCACGTTCTGGCCCATGGCCTCGGCCTTTACACGGTTGCAGAAGTCCTTGGCAACTTTGAAGTTCACATCGGCCTCGAGCAGGGCTTTGCGCACGTCCTTCATGGTCTCGGCCACATTGATCTCGGTGATTTGGCCTTGTCCCTTGAGGACCTTGAAAGAGCGTTCTAAGCGCTCTGAAAGATTTTCAAACATGTATTGTCGATCTTATTTTGTTCTTGTTTTTTTAGATTACAAAATTACAATCAATTTGGCAGATAGACAAAAAAATGGCGGCAGTTTTCACTGTCGCCTCACGTGGCCGGCACAGCAGTTGTGCCATGGGGCCTCGTGCCTTGGGGCGATTATATGTCCTTGATCTGGCCTTGGGCTTTCTTGCGTTCAAACTCCCGCTCTGCTTTCTCTTTCTTTTCTTGCTCGAGCTGCTCCTTGCTCTTTTTCACCACCACCTGCGATGACCCGTCGGGCATCTTCACCTTTTGCTTGAGCTGCTCACGGTTGGGCTGCGAGTACTTGTTGATCGAGAAACTTTTCACAATGTCGTCGACCACCTCGCGGTCGCCGAAGAAGTAGTGGGCAAACACCTGCACCACGAGGTCGGTTTTCTTCGACACCAGGTTGACAATGATGGCGCGGGTGCCGTCGGGCATGATGCCCTCGACGCTGTAGCCGTCGAAGCCCTTCACCTTCACTTTGCCCTTCTTCACATCGTACATGTTGTATTGCGAGGCGATCTTAAACAGCGATGTGGAGTAGATCTCCTTTTTGGCTTTCTCGTCCTTGGTGTAGAGGGTGAGCGAGAGCTCCATGTCGTCCCAATGTTCGGCAAAGAAAGTGGGGGTGTTCTCCATCACAAATCCCCCGTCGGGCACGGTGAAGTTCAAGTCATACTTGCTCCAGTGCATGTCGACTGCCTGGGCAGGAATCATGGCCGACACTGCCAGTGCCATTGCCAGCAACAAGATGTGGATGAAGTGTTTCATATGCGTCTGTCTTTTTTCTTTCTCTGTTGTTTTGATCTCTGTTTTGTTTCTCTCTCTCTGTCTCAGTGTCACGAGCCGGCCTCGAGCCAGCGTTGCCACTCGGCGTGGCTACCGTTGAACACGTCAAGATCTACATCGCCGTCGATGCCGTCGACCGTGCCCCAATGGCTGTATTGCTGCATCACGTGGCGTTCTTGCTCGAGGTCCTGGGGTGGGTTGAAGGCACACAGCCACAGGTCGATGCTTGCAAAGTAGGGTTTCACCCACTTCTTGTAGCCCTCGCGGTTGGTGTAGAGCATCACGCGCCGCCCGTGCATGAGCAGGTAGTCGAGCATGGCGCGCACACCTGTTGCCGTGGCATGATTGCTCACCTTGGGGTCGTTGAGCCAGTCTTCGACGTCGACGACCAGGGGCAGGTCGAGGCGGGTGTGGCTCACAGCCTGCAAGAAATTGCGTGCCTGCAACCGCCCGTCGGCTCCCTTGCGGAAGTAGTGGTAGGCTCCTGTGACAAGACCTGCTTGTCGCGCCTTGCGGGCGTTGGTCAGGAAATTCTTGTCGCGCCCCCGGGTGCCCTCGCTCGCCTTGATGTAGACAAAGGTGATGCCGCTGGCCCGCACCTTGTCGTAGTCGATGTCGTCGCCGTTGTGCTGCGATATGTCGATACCCGTCACCGGGTAGCGGGCTGGGTCGATCTCCACGTGGGGGCGCCTCGTGCCGCTCCACAGCCAGTACAACGCTGCTGCAAGCATGACCAGTGCTGCCAGCCCTGTTGCCACCAGGCAGTTCAGCAGCCGGCCACTGCGCTTGCGCCTGCGCCTGCTGCGGGTTGATCTATGTCGTCGCCGTCGGCCTCGTGCCATTCTCTATCATTAAAGACGCGTCGATGAGCGTTTTGTTTTATGTGGCTGTGAAGTTTTAATGTTTTTTAATAAGAGTGCGCGACGGCCTCGCAATAGACCGCCGCGCCTTTCTGTTTTGTCATGAGTGCTCTTGTACCTTGCGTGCAGGTGGGGGTTAACGGCGCTTTTTGCCGTTCTTCTTCTGCTGCTCGCGCAGGGCGGCTTGCTGCTGGCGCTGGGCCTCTTCGAGGCGAGCCATGAAGCCGCTTTTCTTCTTGGGCTTCTTGGCATTGGCCGCCATTTGAGCCCTCACCTTGTCCTCCTTGATCATTGCTCTTATGGCATAGGTCTGGATGATGGTGATGAGCAGCGACACAAAGTAGTAGTAGCTCAGGCCGGCTGCATAGTTGTTGAAGAATACCAGGAAGAACACCGGCATGAGATACATCATCCACTTCATGCCCGGCATGGAGCTGCTCTGTGCCTGCGACTGCATCGTCAAGTAGGTGTAGATGATGTTGGTTGCTGTCATGAGCAGGCAGAACAGGCTGATGTGGTTGCCGAAGTAGTTGGTGATAAACGGTATCTGGCCGCTCCACGACACGATGGCATCGGGGGCCGACAGGTCGTGGGCCCACAAGAACGACTGCCCACGCAGCTCGATGCACGAGGGGAAGAACGCAAACACGGCCACCAGTATGGGAAATTGCAGCAGCATGGGCAAGCAGCCGCCCATGGGGTTGGCTCCGGCCTGGTTGTAGAGGGCCATCGTCTTCTGCTGGCGCTTCATAGCGTTGTCCTGACCGGGATACTTCTCGTTGATGGCCTGGATGTCGGGCGCCAAGATGCGCATCACAGCCTGCGACTTGTAGCTCTTGTAGGTGAGCGGTGAGAGCACCAGCTTGATGAGAATGGTGAGAATGAGAATGATGATGCCGTAGCTGTGTATAAACGTGCCCAGCCAGTTGAACACTGGAATCACAATGTAGGTGTTGATCCACCGGAATAGGGTCCAGCCCAGCGGGATGAGGCGAGTGAGCTCAAGGTTGTTGTAGGCAGCCTCGTTCTTGGATGCGCTCGAGTACTTGGCCATCATGTCCTTGTAGTGGCTCAGAATGCGATACCGGTTGGGGCCGAAGTAGAAGAAGAACGAGGCGGGGCGCGACACGGTCGACTTGTAGTCGAGCGAGCTGCTTATGCTCAAGTTCTTGAGAAACCTCTGGTACTCGGGGGTGCCTTGCTCGGTGGGCACACTCTTGAGCCTGGCTCCCACAAAGCTGTTGTCGGCGATGAGCACGGCCGAGAAGAACTGCCCCTTGGTCGATATCCACTTCAGCCGGTCTTGCATGTCCTCTTCCTTGGCCGAGGTCTCGGGGAGGTATTTCACATCGCCCCCGCCGTCGGACTCGGCATACTGGTAGTAGATGGTGCTGTTGCGCTCCTCAAACATCTTGCCCTCCTCGTGGCGGCCCATCTTTTGGTGCCAGTTGAAGTCCATGTCGGAGACGTTGGTCGGGACGATGGCCTCCATGTTGCGCTGCACGAGTTCCATGCGCACCATGTAGTTGCCCCCTTTGGCCAGTGTGTAGCGTATGCCAAACATCGCGTTGCCGGGCATGTTGAGGTCCATCTCCACCGTTGTGTCGTTGAGCTGGCGTGGTGTGAAGTAGAAATCCTTGGTGTCGTAACGGCGCTCGTTGGTGTTGAGCACAAAGCTGTAGCTGTTTTCGCCTGGCGAAAACAGCTCGACGGGCTTCAAGTGCTTCTGCTCGGTGTTGAGCTTGTGGTGCTCGTCGAGGTTGGCACTGGGCCATCCCAGCAGGGTGGCGCGTGTGATCATGCCGCCCTTGCTTGATATCTCGATCTCGAGCGAGTCGTTTTTCAGTTTCACGATTTGATTGGTGCCCTTGAGCTTGCTGGCCAGCGGGCCGTTTTTGCCGTAGGTGTCGCTCAGGTCGCGCAGCGCCTTGAGCGCGTCGTTGTTGACCTGTGTGCTGGCTACCTTGCCAGCGAGCAACTGTGCCACGTCGACGGCTTGGCCATCGACGTTGAGCGTGCCCTCGAGCTGGCCTTGAGCCAGGCTCACGCTGTTGCTGCCGGCCGCAATCTTGGCCGAGTCGCCGCCAAACTGCTCGATGTTCTGCTTGAGCAATGCGAGCTCGTCGGCACTCATGCTGTCGCGCACAGCAACTGCTGCGGCATGGGCTTTCTCAGCTTCGACCTGTTCTTTCTGGGCTTTCTGTTGCGCCTGTTGTTCCTTCTGCGCCTGCTTGTTGGTCATTGTCATCCAACCGATGAAAATGAGACCAATCAGCACCCAGCCTATGATCGTGTTTTTGTCCATGTTGTGATAGAATGTGCTGCTTGAGCAAAATACTATTTTGCTGTTGAGTTGTTTTTGTTGTTGACTATTGTTGTTTTACTTTTTTTTCTTTTTCCTCCTTGTTGGCGATTGCAGCTTCAATGAAGTTCATAAACAGCGGGTGCGGATTGAGCACCGTGCTGCTGTACTCGGGATGGTACTGTGTGCCTATATACCACTTCTTGCTGGGCATCTCCACAACCTCGACCAGATGGGTATCGGGATTCTCGCCCACACACTCCATGCCAGCGGCTTCAAATTGCTTGCGGTAGTCGTCGTTGAACTCGAAACGATGGCGATGCCGCTCCTCGATGTCGAGCTTGCCATAGGCCTCGGCCACCTTGGTTCCAGGCTTCAGGTGGCAGGCATAGGCGCCCAGGCGCATGGTGCCGCCCATGTTGGTCACGCTCTTTTGCTCTTCCATCAGGTCGATCACGTTGTAGGGCGTGTTGGGGTCGAGCTCGGTACTGTTGGCCTCGGCAAGGCCCAACACGTTGCGGGCAAACTCGATGACCATGCATTGCATGCCCAGGCATATGCCGAAGGTGGGCATGTCGTGTTCGCGACACCACTTGAGGGCCACAAATTTTCCCTCGGTGCCACGCACTCCGAAGCCTGGCGCCACAATCACGCCGTCCATGCCGCTCAGTTGCTCCTCGACGTTGCCGTCGTTGAGCTTCTCGCTGCTTATGTATTTGATTTTCAGCTTGTGGTCGTGGTAGGTGGCGGCCTGCAACAGCGACTCGTCGATCGACTTGTAGGCGTCTTGCAGCTCCACATATTTGCCCACGAGGCCTATTGTTACCACGTGGGTGGCTTTCTTCATGTGGTCGAGAAATTTGTTCCACTTGGTCAAGTCGGGCTCGCCGCTGTAGGGGGTGGCCGTCTTGTCGAGAATGATGTTGTCGAGCTTTTGGGCATGCATCATGAGCGGCACCTCGTAGATGGTGGGGCAGTCGACCGATTGGGTCACGGCCTCGACCGAGACATTGCAGAATTGCGCCACCTTGCGCCGCATGGCCAGCGGTATCTCTTTCTCGGTGCGCAGCACCAGTATGTCGGGCTGGATGCCCACTTGCTGCAGCATCTTCACGCTGTGTTGTGTGGGCTTGGTCTTGAGCTCCTTGGCAGCCTTGATATAGGGCACATAGGTGAGGTGCACGCATATGCAGCGGTTGCCCAGCTCCCACTTGAGCTGGCGCACAGCCTCAAGAAACGGGGTCGACTCGATGTCGCCCACTGTGCCGCCTATTTCGGTGATTACAAAGTCGTATTTTCCTGTGTTGGCCAGCAATTTCACATCGCGTTTTATCTCGTCGGTGATGTGAGGGATGATTTGCACCGTTTTGCCCAGATAGTCGCCACGGCGTTCTTTGTCGATCACACTCTGATACACTCGGCCCGTTGTGATGTTGTTGGCGCGAGTCGTCTTGATGTTGGTGAAACGCTCGTAGTGCCCCAGGTCCAAGTCGGCCTCGTGACCGTCGACGGTGACATAGCACTCGCCGTGCTCATAGGGGTTGAGCGTGCCTGGATCAATGTTGATGTAGGGGTCAAACTTCTGAATTGTCACATTGAAGCCTCGCGAGAGAAGCAGGCGGGCTATCGACGATGAGATGATGCCTTTTCCAAGGGATGAAACCACACCGCCGGTCACAAAAATGTATCTTGTCTCCACTGCCAAATGTTGATTTGTTTGTTCAAATTGCAAAATTAGCAATTATTCTTGATGATAGCTTCATGTTTGCACAATTAAATTTCATTTAATATGTGGCATGGCACCCATGCTTGCCAGGGTAGGGGGGCTTGCTGCATGGGTGCCTGCTTTTTACCGTTTGCCAGGCTTGCTCGTGGGCGTGCACATGTGGCTACTTCTGCTTCTCGAGAACGGTGAAGGTGCCTATTGCCGTGCCGCCATAGTGGTTGCCGGCCTCGTAGGTGCCGTAGTAGCGGTAGCGTGCGGGCTTGAGCCGTTGGCCGCTCTTTGTGGTCAAGTCCCAGGTCCAGGGGAAGGTGCAGTCTGGCTTTGTGTATACAAGGTTGCCGCTGGAGTCGGTCACTTTTAGTGTCATCGACGGGGTGACCGCGGTCTCGCTCTTGAGCTCAAACACGACTTGGTCGCTCACCACCGATTCCCGGGTGCTGATGGCAGCCCGGCTCGCTTCGCCCACGGTGAAGGTGATGGTGCGTGAGGTCTTGTTGCAGGCCACGTCGCACACCTCGAAGGTGAGCGTGTGGGTGCCGCTCTCGAGTCCTGTCATGGGGAAGGCGATGTTCACGTTCTTGCCGTTGTTGGTGGCCACGGCATAGTCCTTCACGAGCATGTACGACGTCTTGCCGCCGTCGAGTTTCAAGTTCATGCTTGTGCCCACGCCGCCCTTCTGCGTGTTGACGGCGACATTGTCGCTCACGTTGATGTAGAGTGTGGAGTTGCTGGGCACCAGGACGCTCTCGGCAGCATCGGCAGCGTCGTTGAAGTACATGTCGTGCACCACTGGCGGCTCGTTGTCGACGATGGCCCCCGTGGGAGCATAGGTGTCGATGAGCAGCTTTGTGTAGCGACCGTTGACCATTGTCGATGAGTTGTCCTGGTGGGCGTAGAAGCTGATGAGGCCCGTGTTGCCTGTCACGCTCTCTACATAGCGCGGTATGGTGATTTGGGCGGTCATCACGCCCTTCACCACGCGGCCCTTTACTTGTGCGAGCATGTTGCGCGGATAGTACACATCGCGGGTGGTCTTGGTGCCGTTGAAGTTCTGGGTGGCTTGGATATAGCGGGTTTCGCGGTCGTAGAGCGTGAAGTAGCCGTCGCCATTGAAGCTGGTGTCGACGCTCTTGAGGTCGCTTTTCATCACCTTGGCTTCGATGCTCACCGTGCGCAGAGGCATTGTGTAAGATTTTGTGTTTTCATCGATGTTGTAGCCGTTGACTTTAGAAACCTTGAAAAGGGGCTTGGGATAGTTCACCTTGATGGCCGGGTCGCCCAGCAGCAGAAACGACATCTTGTTGAGATTGTAGGACGAGGTGCGCCCTACAGGCTGCTTGCAAGCCATGTAGGCATCGCCTATGCGTGGATATTGACCCGTTTTGCCGAAGGCAAACATGGCATTGATAAACAGACGGTTGAGTGCATCGTTGTCGCTTGCGTTCACCGTGCGGGCCGAGGTTATCATGGCGATGACCCCGCCGTCGGGCTTGTGAAACATGATTTCGCCCACGCCACGGGTCTCACTGTCGTAGCGGGCAATGTCGCAGCAGGCGGTGGTCATGATGGGCAGGTGCTCGTTGACGCAGTGCTCGGCATCGGTCTGTGTCCACAAGTGGCTTGAGCGGCCAAACGAGATGGGGCCGGCATGGCCCACGTAGGTTGCAAAATACTGGCCCGTGTTGAACATCTGCGAGATGTGGCGCTTGGCCTCTACGGCCGTATAGGTTTCGGCACTCTGACCTGGCTCGGCGAGCTCGGTGGCCACGGGATACATCGACACATAGGCACGGTCGGTATTGAATCCCACGCCCAGCTCCTGGTTGATGAGCTGCAATGCACCCTCGGCCTGGAACACGTGCAGCGTGTTCTCGCTGAACTGGATGTCGTCGGCCCAGAACATGGCGTTGTCGCGCCAGGGGCCGTAGTCGGGATTTTCCACATAGTTCAGGAGCTTGTCGACGTCGCTGGTGGCCTCGTCGACAGTGGCCGACGGGATGCGGCCCACCCCGAGCCGCAATGTCGATGTGCTCATGTTGCTGCCCGAGTTGTCGTCGAGCATGCCGTAGAAGTCGTCGCACACGTAGGAATAGCTCTCGTCGCTGCTGTTGTCGCTCTCATAGGTGAGCACCGTGTTGGCTTTTTTCGACACCAGCGAGCGGTTGTCGTAGGTGCCGCAGCCCAGCAGCAGCAAGTAGCGGAATGTGCTCTTGTCGCGGTCATAGAACATCTTGTTCATCAGTCTGATGGCCATGGCATCGGGTGTGCCGCTCGAGAACTCGTTGAATACTTTCTCCTGGTCAACTACCAGCACACGCCAGCCGTCGACCTTGGCATGCATGTTGGCGATGCGTTGCGCCTGCTGCATGAAGGGCTTGCAGGTGACGATGACCATGTGGGGGGTGGCCTCGCCGTGAATGTTCTGGTTGTCGACGGCCTCCCAGCCAGATATGCACATCAGGGTGTCTTGTGGATTGAAGGCGATGTACTGACTGCTGCGCAGGTCCTGCCCTGGCGTGAACCCGTGCACGATCGTTGTGCCTGCTGCTGTGCTGTCGGCTATGACGTAGGTCGTGTAGTCGCAACGCTTGGGCGCGGCCGGGTCGTCGATGTTCCACACCACCAGGTTGCCGCCAGCCACGTCTTGAAGCTCAATGCGGTCGGTGTCTGTAAGGTTGGCAAAGCCCATGCGCACCTGGCTCTGGCCGCGGGGTATGGCATTGCTGTGATAGTAGGTGAGCATCACATAGTCGAGGTTGGCATTGGTCACTTGTCCGGTTGTGCTTATTCCCAATCGCACCTTGCCCGTCTCGCTGTGACCTCTTGGCGTCACTTGCCCCAGGGTTGTGGCGCTGTTGTAGTACACAGTTGTCGAGGTCGAGGCATAAATTTTGTTGGTTGTCGATGAGTAGGCTACCGTGTCGGTGTAGCCGCCCATGTCGATGTAGGTGTAAATGTTGGCAAGGGCCGATACCTTGGCCCCCACGCTGGTATAGGCAAGTACAGGTGTGCCGCTCACAAGCCCTGGCAGCTTGAAGCCGAAACTTGTCTCGGCCGATGCGATGTCTTCGCCCAGCAGCGTCTTGCCCGAGCTGCCGGGACTTGTGAGCTCTTGCTCGTGCAGGCAATAGTCGAGGCTTGTGGCGCGGGGCATGGTGCCCATCGTGAGGCTTGTGGGGGCTGTCTCGATGGTATCCCCGGTGCCTGCCTCCTCGGTGAGAAAGTAGCAGCCCCTGGTGGCATAAGGGTTGATTTTGCGTGTGTAGTGCGGCACCTTGGTGCGTGGGTCGGCTATCTCGGCAGTGAGCGGGCCGCGCCCATAGAAGCATATCTTGTCGCCGTATTTCGCCACGGGCACCATCGTCAAGTCGTCGGGGGCCTTGCCGTCGAGCACCTCGCTCAGCACGTTGCCTCCCCTGCCGTACACTCTCACCTTCTCGGGCGACGAGAAGCCCATGGCCTTGAGCTCGTCGCTGGTGAGCTGGTAAACACCCGATTCAGCTACCGATATTTTTACCCATTTTCCCGTAGCCAGTTTTGACGTCGAGGCATAGTTGGAGGCATTGAACCCGAAAGCGGCTATTGCCGTTGCACAGGCAAGCAGCCCGATGCACAAGGCTCTTGCAACGACAGGGTGGTGTATCATAGAATTATTAATTTTCACTGGACATTGATTGATATTGATAGTTAATGATATGTGTACAACACATCATAACAATAACGCGTTTTCCCCCCTCGATATTGTAACAACGGGGCGCATATTTGCAGGCTCTTGCAGCAAACAACGGGGGCCGGCAGCTCGGTCGGCACCTTATGTGTGCCCCGTTGCTGTCGGCCCCCCTGCTGTGTGTTGGTGCTCTTGTGTGATGCTACTTGCTGCGCTTGTAGTTGTCGACTACAATGAGGTCGCACATGGGCGTGCCTCCGTAGTCGTTGCCCGCCTCATAGGTGCCAAAGCACTTGTAGAGCCCGGCAGCCACGCGCGAGCCGTTGTCGCCCGCGAGGTCCCACGTGTAGGGGAAGGTGCTCACTCGCTTGTGCCACACAAGCCGGCCGGTGGCATCGGTCACCTTCAGCGTCACGGTGGGCGACTGTGCGAGTTGGCTGTCGATGTTGAAAGTTGCCTTGTCGACGGCAGGGGTCTCCTGCACGCTTAGGCTGGCTTGACTCGCCTGGCCCACGACAAAGCTCAAGGTGCGGCTCGTGTGATTGCCGGCGATGTCATAAACCGTGTAGGTGAGCGTGTGGCGGCCGCTCGTGAGTGAGTGCATGGGCAGTGCAATGTCGAGTTGCCGGCCGTTGTCGCTCAAGGTGGCATAGTTGCCTACGCTTGTATACGATGTGGTGCCGTCGAGCATGAGCGACATGCTCTGGCCCACCGAGGTGTCCTGGGTGTTGATGGCCACATCGTCGTTGGCCTTGATGTAGAGTGTCGACGAGGAGGGTATCAAGTCGGTCTCGGGGCTGGTGTCCTCGTCGTTGAAATACATTGCCTCAATCACAGGTGCCGCATTGTCGGTCACGGCGTGGGCAGGGTCGTTGGCGGCTATTGTCAGGCCGGCATAGTCGCCATTCACCATCTCGGCAGTGCCGTCGTTGTGGGCATATATCTTGATGAGTGCGTTCTGGCCATCGGCATCGGCCATGTCGGGCACGATGAGCGTGGCAGTGAACTGGCCGTTCACCACCTTGCCCTTCACCTGCGAGAGCACTGTGCGCGGGTAGTAGATCACGCGTTCCACGCTGCGGCGGTTCTCGCGCAGTGTGATGGTGTCGTACACCTCTTTGCCGCTGTAGAGCGTGGCATAGGCATCACCGTTGAAGCCCGTGTCGACGGCGCTGCCGTCGGCCTTCATCACCTGTGCGCTCACGGTGAACGTCTGCTTGGGATACACGGTCACCGTTGCAGCGGGCGTAGCAACGCTGGTGCCAGCCACTGCTTGTACCTTGAAGTGCGGTTTGGGATAGTTGATCTTCATGGCCGGGTCGCCCAGCAGCAAAAACGACATCTTGTTGTGGTCGCTCGTTGTGCCAAACGAGCGCTTGGCGGACTTGTAGGCATCGCCCAGGCGCGGCATGGTGCCGGTGGCCCGATAGGAGAACATGCCGTTGATGAAGGCACGGTTCAGCGCGTCGTTGCCGTCGGCATAGACGTCGCGGGCCGAGGTGAGCATGGCGATGGCGCCTCCGCCCACTTGGTGAAACATGGCTTCGGCTATGCCGCGGGTGTTGCTGTCGAAGCGGGCAACGTCGCAGCAGGCGGTGGTCATGATGGGCAGATGCTCGTAGATGTGCGAAGTGACGTCGCTCTGTATCCACAGTTTCCCGTAGCGTGAGAAGTTGGTGGTGCCGGCATGCCCCACAAAGGTGGCAAAGTACTGCCCCTTCTCAAGCATGTCGACCACGTGCCGCTTGGCGCCTGCAGCCGAGAGTATTCGCTTGTCGGCCGACGCCGATGGCTCGGCCAGCAGGGTGCCGCGATAATACATCGATATATAGGCCTTGTCCATAAACATGCCTGTGGCCAGGCTGTCGGTCATCATGTTGGCTACACCCTCGGCCTGGAAGGGGTGCAGACCGTCGTCGAGGTCGGTGTCGTCGGCCCAGAACGAGGCATTGTTGCGCCACACCCCGTAGTCGGGATTCACGACATAGCTCACAAGCTTGTCGACGTCGGTCTTGGCTTCGGCCACCGTGGCCGATGGGATGCGCCCCACACCTATGCTAAGCAGGTCGCTCGAGATGTCGTAGCCCGAGTTGTCGTCGAGCAAGCCAAAGAAGTCGTCGGTCACATAGGAGTAGTTCTCGTCGTTGCTGCAATCGGTCTCAAAGGTGATGAGCCGGTTGGCCTTGTCGGCCGAGAGGCCGCGGTTGTCGTAGGAGCCGCAGCCCAGCAGCAGCATGTAGCGGAACTTGCTCTTGTCGCGGTCATAGAACATCTTGTTCATGAGTCGCAGTGCCATGGCGTCGGGAGTGCCGCTCGAGAACTCGTTGAACACCTGGTCCTGGTCGAGCACGAGCACTTGCATGTGGTCCTCGTTGTAGTGCATCTGTGCTATGCGTTGGGCTTGATCGAGGAAGTGCTTGTTGGTGACAATGACCATATCGGGGGTGGATGCGCCGTGTATGTTTTGGTTTTCAACAGGTGCCCACCCGGCTATTTGCATGAGTGTGTCGAGTGGATTGAAAACGACATATTGTGCCCAGTTCTTGTCGATGCCGGGAGCGAAGCCATACACTTGTGCGGCATTTCCCGTGGCGTCGGCAGTGGCGTGCACAGCGCAGTCGTAGCGCACCGGCGAGGCGGGGTCGTCGATATTCCACACCACCAGGTTGCCCCCATTGTTGCCCGCGAGTTCAATCAAGTCGCTGTCTGCCTGGTTGTTGATGCCCATGCGCAGCTGGCCGTGCGAGCCCAGGGCGATGTTGTTGTCGTGCCAGTAGGTGATGATGAAGTAGTCGAGATAGGAGCTGGTGACCGAGCCGTTGGGCGAGTAGAGGCTCACCTCAAGTTTGCCTTTCTCGTTGTATTTCTTGGGGGTGACGGCCGTGCTGGGCGAGGCATAGTTGTAGTAGATGAATGACGACGACGGCGCATAGATCTTGGACGACGACAGCGTGTAGCCCAGCGTGTCGGTGCTGCCGTCGACGTGCAGGTAGGCGCGCACGTAGGTCGAAGCCGTGCATGCTGCCGCCAGGCACGTGTTCACCACGATGGGAGTGCCTGGCTTGAGGCCTTTGAGCTCGTAGTCGAATGTGCCATTGGCATTGTTCAGCGTTTCGCCCAGCAAGTCCTTGCCCGATGAGCTGGGCGATTGCAGCTCTTTCTCGTGCACATAGTAGTCGAGGCTCGTGGAGCGCACTGTAGTGGCCGTGTTCTCGGCTACAGCGGCAGTGGCCACGGTGGCCTCTGTGCTGTTCTCCTCGGTCAGGAAGTAGTAGCCCAGGGTGGAGTAGGCGTTGTTCTGCCTTGTGTAGCGCGGCGACGACGAGAGCTGGTCGACGGGCGTCATGGCCACAGGTCCGTTGCCGTAGAAGCATATTTTGTTGTTTTGGCGGGTCACGGGCACCTTTACCAGGTCGTCGTAGGTCTTGCCGTCGAGCACCTCGCTCAGCATGTTGCCTCCCGAGCCATACACGCGCACCTGCTGGGGCGAGTCGAAGCCCATCTCCTTGAGCTGGGTGTAGGTGAGCTCATAGACTCCCGATTGCGGCAGGGCGATCTTCACCCATTTGCCCGTGGCCAGCTTCGACTTGCTGGCAAAGTGCGATGTGCTCAGTGCCATTGCCGGCAGCATCGTTGCGCCACCAGCGAGCAGCGCAAGGGCCAGTTTTCTTATGCCAGATGATGATATATGCATGCTCATTTTTAGCTGTTTTTATTTCAAAAAAAACTATTGTTTCTATTTAATCCTTATTTTCAGCGATGGCTTGCCGCCTATGGTGGCAGTGAGGTTTTGACCTATCGTGAGCACGTGCGACTTGCTGTTGTCGATGTTGACGATGATGTCGCCCATCTTGAGTGTGAAGTAGGTGCTCACCAGCTCAATCATGTGGTCGAAGTCGTGGCTCATGCCGGCGGTCGAGGTCGTGGCCACAATTGCGTCGTTGATGGCAACGGCGGTCTCGATGCTCTCGGGCATGTCGCTCCAGGGCATGTAG
This window contains:
- a CDS encoding glycoside hydrolase family 25 protein, with product MARGRRRRHRSTRSRRRRKRSGRLLNCLVATGLAALVMLAAALYWLWSGTRRPHVEIDPARYPVTGIDISQHNGDDIDYDKVRASGITFVYIKASEGTRGRDKNFLTNARKARQAGLVTGAYHYFRKGADGRLQARNFLQAVSHTRLDLPLVVDVEDWLNDPKVSNHATATGVRAMLDYLLMHGRRVMLYTNREGYKKWVKPYFASIDLWLCAFNPPQDLEQERHVMQQYSHWGTVDGIDGDVDLDVFNGSHAEWQRWLEAGS
- the yidC gene encoding membrane protein insertase YidC, producing the protein MDKNTIIGWVLIGLIFIGWMTMTNKQAQKEQQAQQKAQKEQVEAEKAHAAAVAVRDSMSADELALLKQNIEQFGGDSAKIAAGSNSVSLAQGQLEGTLNVDGQAVDVAQLLAGKVASTQVNNDALKALRDLSDTYGKNGPLASKLKGTNQIVKLKNDSLEIEISSKGGMITRATLLGWPSANLDEHHKLNTEQKHLKPVELFSPGENSYSFVLNTNERRYDTKDFYFTPRQLNDTTVEMDLNMPGNAMFGIRYTLAKGGNYMVRMELVQRNMEAIVPTNVSDMDFNWHQKMGRHEEGKMFEERNSTIYYQYAESDGGGDVKYLPETSAKEEDMQDRLKWISTKGQFFSAVLIADNSFVGARLKSVPTEQGTPEYQRFLKNLSISSSLDYKSTVSRPASFFFYFGPNRYRILSHYKDMMAKYSSASKNEAAYNNLELTRLIPLGWTLFRWINTYIVIPVFNWLGTFIHSYGIIILILTILIKLVLSPLTYKSYKSQAVMRILAPDIQAINEKYPGQDNAMKRQQKTMALYNQAGANPMGGCLPMLLQFPILVAVFAFFPSCIELRGQSFLWAHDLSAPDAIVSWSGQIPFITNYFGNHISLFCLLMTATNIIYTYLTMQSQAQSSSMPGMKWMMYLMPVFFLVFFNNYAAGLSYYYFVSLLITIIQTYAIRAMIKEDKVRAQMAANAKKPKKKSGFMARLEEAQRQQQAALREQQKKNGKKRR
- a CDS encoding CTP synthase, with translation METRYIFVTGGVVSSLGKGIISSSIARLLLSRGFNVTIQKFDPYINIDPGTLNPYEHGECYVTVDGHEADLDLGHYERFTNIKTTRANNITTGRVYQSVIDKERRGDYLGKTVQIIPHITDEIKRDVKLLANTGKYDFVITEIGGTVGDIESTPFLEAVRQLKWELGNRCICVHLTYVPYIKAAKELKTKPTQHSVKMLQQVGIQPDILVLRTEKEIPLAMRRKVAQFCNVSVEAVTQSVDCPTIYEVPLMMHAQKLDNIILDKTATPYSGEPDLTKWNKFLDHMKKATHVVTIGLVGKYVELQDAYKSIDESLLQAATYHDHKLKIKYISSEKLNDGNVEEQLSGMDGVIVAPGFGVRGTEGKFVALKWCREHDMPTFGICLGMQCMVIEFARNVLGLAEANSTELDPNTPYNVIDLMEEQKSVTNMGGTMRLGAYACHLKPGTKVAEAYGKLDIEERHRHRFEFNDDYRKQFEAAGMECVGENPDTHLVEVVEMPSKKWYIGTQYHPEYSSTVLNPHPLFMNFIEAAIANKEEKEKKVKQQ